The Lasioglossum baleicum unplaced genomic scaffold, iyLasBale1 scaffold0021, whole genome shotgun sequence genome contains a region encoding:
- the Drpr gene encoding multiple EGF like domains draper isoform X1 has protein sequence MALSIWLLAALAALTTTHALEGPNICTRIETYTVTVRISEQKPYTIRENTWCFSFPPRCSKYKVVFKTLYKEQELTKQRPVEECCKGYTQTNTGDRCIPVCSKDCVYGTCIAPDVCKCESGYGGPLCDFKCPPGKWGKSCERECMCKNGANCDPFDGKCLCTRGWTGDYCDQKCPSDRYGQDCSEVCRCRHGGSCHHISGECHCAPGYTGPLCDDFCPPGKHGDECKSECKCQNGGSCNPTTGDCYCTPGWIGSVCANRCPEGFWGKNCSDVCDCYNEAGCHHITGACECKPGYYDDKCLKVCSEGTFGLNCTMNCTCGNGAVCSPVDGSCKCSPGWIGKQCDERACEDGYWGPNCAKVCDCENNNTELCHPWTGKCICKAGWDGDTCSRPCPFYTYGKGCENRCDCKNNAQCSPINGTCICAPGYRGEDCREVCPVDTYGENCAQKCICKNGATCSPENGRCNCTAGWVGVSCDRPCDNKSYGKDCEGKCNCFNNAACNPQNGTCTCAAGFTGGFCQDRCEKGFFGHGCSQVCECHKENSLDCDPATGRCICKPEMRGIRCETMCPEGHYGEDCHSLCECMNNSSCDPETGNCICARGWEGPNCSEPCKEGWYGVGCKEKCPEKMQGNMTCDHVTGEYICRPGYLGLTCEHPCPSTHYGLNCANHCRCKNGGECHHVTGVCQCRPGWHGEFCQTPCPEGTYGINCTQHCTCQHGGKCRSNDGHCRCTPGYTGTKCTEVCPEGYYGDHCMEPCDCKNDFFTCHPANGCTCKHGYGGPNCDEELFSRNIQEKEAGYGSIVAGFLFAAAVVIAMVLAGWVYHKRRVRDLKNEIAQVQYTADPPSPPEQTQFDNPVYAYQGSSKFDDGMTSLLNNFQFRNNLGTNKKINNEKVMLGLNSLDEDDDSKGSLNRYDLKNRDADMGNPNLNVYHSIDEMDGKKVEHVYDEIKQNNDESEYDQLDNPRPVSGYKHFNRVPNGFTANVSDNAGPSKTKEKDPELGET, from the exons ATGGCGCTGTCGATATGGTTGCTGGCTGCACTCGCGGCTTTGACCACGACACACGCACTCGAAGGGCCGAATATCTGCACGAGAATAGAAAC GTACACAGTGACGGTGAGGATATCAGAGCAGAAACCTTACACGATACGGGAGAACACTTGGTGCTTCAGCTTTCCGCCGAGATGCTCCAAATACAAAGTCGTGTTCAAGACACTGTACAAAGAACAG GAATTAACGAAGCAAAGGCCGGTGGAAGAATGTTGCAAAGGCTACACGCAGACCAACACCGGCGATCGTTGCATTCCAGTTTGCTCCAAGGACTGCGTTTACGGCACTTGCATCGCTCCGGACGTTTGCAAGTGCGAGTCTGGCTACGGCGGACCGTTATGCGATTTCA AATGTCCACCTGGAAAGTGGGGCAAATCCTGCGAGAGGGAGTGCATGTGCAAGAACGGAGCTAATTGCGACCCGTTCGATGGCAAATGTTTGTGCACCAGAGGCTGGACCGGTGACTACTGCGACCAAAAGTGTCCATCCGATCGGTATGGGCAGGATTGCAGCGAAGTGTGTCGCTGCAGACACGGTGGAAGCTGTCATCACATTTCTGGGGAGTGTCATTGTGCTCCTGGCTACACTGGGCCTCT CTGCGACGATTTCTGTCCGCCTGGAAAGCACGGCGACGAGTGCAAGTCGGAATGCAAATGCCAAAACGGTGGTTCCTGCAATCCAACCACTGGAGATTGCTATTGTACTCCCGGCTGGATC GGCAGTGTCTGCGCGAATAGATGTCCGGAAGGTTTCTGGGGTAAGAATTGCTCAGATGTTTGCGACTGTTACAACGAAGCTGGGTGCCACCATATCACAGGAGCATGCGAATGCAAACCTGGCTATTACGACGACAAG TGTTTGAAGGTATGCTCAGAAGGAACGTTCGGCTTAAATTGCACTATGAACTGCACTTGCGGAAATGGCGCGGTGTGTTCTCCAGTCGACGGTTCCTGCAAGTGCAGTCCTGGTTGGATCGGGAAACAGTGCGACGAACGAGCTTGCGAGGACGGATATTGGGGTCCGAATTGTGCGAAG GTTTGCGATTGCGAGAACAACAACACAGAACTCTGTCATCCTTGGACTGGAAAATGCATTTGCAAAGCCGGATGGGACGGCGACACCTGCAGCAGACCTTGTCCATTCTACACTTACGGCAAGGGCTGTGAAAACCGCTGTGACTGCAAGAATAACGCACAGTGTTCGCCTATAAATGGAACCTGCATTTGTGCACCGGGATACAGAGGTGAGGATTGCCGCGAAGTTTGTCCTGTCGACACTTACGGAGAGAATTGTGCACAAAAGTGTATTTGCAAGAACGGCGCTACTTGCTCACCCGAGAACGGACGGTGCAACTGTACAGCAG GATGGGTTGGTGTATCTTGCGATCGTCCCTGCGACAACAAATCATACGGCAAGGACTGCGAGGGTAAATGCAATTGCTTTAACAATGCCGCGTGCAATCCGCAAAATG GCACATGCACATGTGCAGCTGGTTTCACCGGCGGATTTTGCCAGGATCGTTGCGAAAAAGGATTCTTCGGGCATGGATGTTCTCAGGTCTGCGAGTGCCACAAAGAGAATAGCTTAGACTGCGATCCTGCTACAGGTCGTTGCATCTGTAAGCCAGAGATGCGAG gaaTCCGCTGTGAGACTATGTGTCCAGAAGGTCATTACGGCGAAGACTGTCATTCGCTATGCGAATGCATGAATAACAGTTCATGCGACCCAGAAACAGGCAATTGTATTTGCGCCAGAGGCTGGGAAGGACCTAACTGTTCTGAACCATGCAAGGAAGGCTGGTACGGTGTGGGCTGCAAAGAAAAGTGTCCGGAGAAAATGCAAG GTAACATGACCTGTGATCACGTCACTGGCGAGTACATTTGTCGACCAGGATATCTAGGTTTGACGTGCGAGCATCCCTGCCCATCTACTCATTACGGTCTAAATTGTGCTAATCATTGCCGTTGCAAGAATGGCGGAGAATGCCATCATGTAACAG GCGTGTGTCAGTGTCGACCCGGTTGGCACGGAGAATTTTGTCAAACACCCTGTCCGGAAGGAACTTATGGCATAAATTGCACGCAGCACTGTACCTGTCAACACGGAGGCAAGTGTAGATCCAACGATGGTCATTGTCGTTGTACTCCCGGTTACACTGGCACTAAATGCACCGAAG TCTGCCCGGAAGGATACTATGGAGATCATTGCATGGAACCCTGCGACTGTAAGAATGACTTCTTCACATGTCATCCCGCTAATGGTTGCACCTGCAAACACGGATACGGAG GTCCGAATTGCGACGAAGAATTATTTTCGCGTAACATTCAAGAAAAAGAAGCTGGTTACGGAAGTATAGTTGCAGGATTTCTATTTGCTGCAGCGGTAGTTATCGCTATGGTGCTAGCAGGTTGGGTTTATCATAAGCGTAGAGTGAGGGATCTGAAGAATGAAATTGCCCAGGTGCAGTATACCGCTGATCCTCCGTCTCCACCAG AGCAAACTCAATTCGACAATCCTGTGTACGCGTACCAGGGTTCGTCGAAATTCGACGATGGAATGACCAGCTTGTTGAACAATTTCCAATTCAGAAACAACCTTGGaacgaataagaagataaaCAACGAGAAGGTGATGCTTGGTTTGAACAGCTTGGACGAGGATGACGATTCGAAAG GTTCACTTAATCGATACGACCTGAAGAATAGGGATGCTGATATGGGAAATCCTAATCTGAATGTATACCACAGTATCGACGAAATGGATGGGAAAAAGGTGGAGCATGTTTACGACGAAATAAAGCAGAATAACGATGAATCGGAATACGACCAGTTGGACAATCCAAGACCAGTCAGCGGCTACAAACATTTCAACCGAGTGCCGAATGGTTTCACTGCGAACGTGTCCGATAACGCCGGACCTAGCAAGACGAAGGAAAAGGACCCAGAGTTGGGCGAAACTTAA
- the Drpr gene encoding multiple EGF like domains draper isoform X2 produces the protein MALSIWLLAALAALTTTHALEGPNICTRIETYTVTVRISEQKPYTIRENTWCFSFPPRCSKYKVVFKTLYKEQELTKQRPVEECCKGYTQTNTGDRCIPVCSKDCVYGTCIAPDVCKCESGYGGPLCDFKCPPGKWGKSCERECMCKNGANCDPFDGKCLCTRGWTGDYCDQKCPSDRYGQDCSEVCRCRHGGSCHHISGECHCAPGYTGPLCDDFCPPGKHGDECKSECKCQNGGSCNPTTGDCYCTPGWIGSVCANRCPEGFWGKNCSDVCDCYNEAGCHHITGACECKPGYYDDKCLKVCSEGTFGLNCTMNCTCGNGAVCSPVDGSCKCSPGWIGKQCDERACEDGYWGPNCAKVCDCENNNTELCHPWTGKCICKAGWDGDTCSRPCPFYTYGKGCENRCDCKNNAQCSPINGTCICAPGYRGEDCREVCPVDTYGENCAQKCICKNGATCSPENGRCNCTAGTCTCAAGFTGGFCQDRCEKGFFGHGCSQVCECHKENSLDCDPATGRCICKPEMRGIRCETMCPEGHYGEDCHSLCECMNNSSCDPETGNCICARGWEGPNCSEPCKEGWYGVGCKEKCPEKMQGNMTCDHVTGEYICRPGYLGLTCEHPCPSTHYGLNCANHCRCKNGGECHHVTGVCQCRPGWHGEFCQTPCPEGTYGINCTQHCTCQHGGKCRSNDGHCRCTPGYTGTKCTEVCPEGYYGDHCMEPCDCKNDFFTCHPANGCTCKHGYGGPNCDEELFSRNIQEKEAGYGSIVAGFLFAAAVVIAMVLAGWVYHKRRVRDLKNEIAQVQYTADPPSPPEQTQFDNPVYAYQGSSKFDDGMTSLLNNFQFRNNLGTNKKINNEKVMLGLNSLDEDDDSKGSLNRYDLKNRDADMGNPNLNVYHSIDEMDGKKVEHVYDEIKQNNDESEYDQLDNPRPVSGYKHFNRVPNGFTANVSDNAGPSKTKEKDPELGET, from the exons ATGGCGCTGTCGATATGGTTGCTGGCTGCACTCGCGGCTTTGACCACGACACACGCACTCGAAGGGCCGAATATCTGCACGAGAATAGAAAC GTACACAGTGACGGTGAGGATATCAGAGCAGAAACCTTACACGATACGGGAGAACACTTGGTGCTTCAGCTTTCCGCCGAGATGCTCCAAATACAAAGTCGTGTTCAAGACACTGTACAAAGAACAG GAATTAACGAAGCAAAGGCCGGTGGAAGAATGTTGCAAAGGCTACACGCAGACCAACACCGGCGATCGTTGCATTCCAGTTTGCTCCAAGGACTGCGTTTACGGCACTTGCATCGCTCCGGACGTTTGCAAGTGCGAGTCTGGCTACGGCGGACCGTTATGCGATTTCA AATGTCCACCTGGAAAGTGGGGCAAATCCTGCGAGAGGGAGTGCATGTGCAAGAACGGAGCTAATTGCGACCCGTTCGATGGCAAATGTTTGTGCACCAGAGGCTGGACCGGTGACTACTGCGACCAAAAGTGTCCATCCGATCGGTATGGGCAGGATTGCAGCGAAGTGTGTCGCTGCAGACACGGTGGAAGCTGTCATCACATTTCTGGGGAGTGTCATTGTGCTCCTGGCTACACTGGGCCTCT CTGCGACGATTTCTGTCCGCCTGGAAAGCACGGCGACGAGTGCAAGTCGGAATGCAAATGCCAAAACGGTGGTTCCTGCAATCCAACCACTGGAGATTGCTATTGTACTCCCGGCTGGATC GGCAGTGTCTGCGCGAATAGATGTCCGGAAGGTTTCTGGGGTAAGAATTGCTCAGATGTTTGCGACTGTTACAACGAAGCTGGGTGCCACCATATCACAGGAGCATGCGAATGCAAACCTGGCTATTACGACGACAAG TGTTTGAAGGTATGCTCAGAAGGAACGTTCGGCTTAAATTGCACTATGAACTGCACTTGCGGAAATGGCGCGGTGTGTTCTCCAGTCGACGGTTCCTGCAAGTGCAGTCCTGGTTGGATCGGGAAACAGTGCGACGAACGAGCTTGCGAGGACGGATATTGGGGTCCGAATTGTGCGAAG GTTTGCGATTGCGAGAACAACAACACAGAACTCTGTCATCCTTGGACTGGAAAATGCATTTGCAAAGCCGGATGGGACGGCGACACCTGCAGCAGACCTTGTCCATTCTACACTTACGGCAAGGGCTGTGAAAACCGCTGTGACTGCAAGAATAACGCACAGTGTTCGCCTATAAATGGAACCTGCATTTGTGCACCGGGATACAGAGGTGAGGATTGCCGCGAAGTTTGTCCTGTCGACACTTACGGAGAGAATTGTGCACAAAAGTGTATTTGCAAGAACGGCGCTACTTGCTCACCCGAGAACGGACGGTGCAACTGTACAGCAG GCACATGCACATGTGCAGCTGGTTTCACCGGCGGATTTTGCCAGGATCGTTGCGAAAAAGGATTCTTCGGGCATGGATGTTCTCAGGTCTGCGAGTGCCACAAAGAGAATAGCTTAGACTGCGATCCTGCTACAGGTCGTTGCATCTGTAAGCCAGAGATGCGAG gaaTCCGCTGTGAGACTATGTGTCCAGAAGGTCATTACGGCGAAGACTGTCATTCGCTATGCGAATGCATGAATAACAGTTCATGCGACCCAGAAACAGGCAATTGTATTTGCGCCAGAGGCTGGGAAGGACCTAACTGTTCTGAACCATGCAAGGAAGGCTGGTACGGTGTGGGCTGCAAAGAAAAGTGTCCGGAGAAAATGCAAG GTAACATGACCTGTGATCACGTCACTGGCGAGTACATTTGTCGACCAGGATATCTAGGTTTGACGTGCGAGCATCCCTGCCCATCTACTCATTACGGTCTAAATTGTGCTAATCATTGCCGTTGCAAGAATGGCGGAGAATGCCATCATGTAACAG GCGTGTGTCAGTGTCGACCCGGTTGGCACGGAGAATTTTGTCAAACACCCTGTCCGGAAGGAACTTATGGCATAAATTGCACGCAGCACTGTACCTGTCAACACGGAGGCAAGTGTAGATCCAACGATGGTCATTGTCGTTGTACTCCCGGTTACACTGGCACTAAATGCACCGAAG TCTGCCCGGAAGGATACTATGGAGATCATTGCATGGAACCCTGCGACTGTAAGAATGACTTCTTCACATGTCATCCCGCTAATGGTTGCACCTGCAAACACGGATACGGAG GTCCGAATTGCGACGAAGAATTATTTTCGCGTAACATTCAAGAAAAAGAAGCTGGTTACGGAAGTATAGTTGCAGGATTTCTATTTGCTGCAGCGGTAGTTATCGCTATGGTGCTAGCAGGTTGGGTTTATCATAAGCGTAGAGTGAGGGATCTGAAGAATGAAATTGCCCAGGTGCAGTATACCGCTGATCCTCCGTCTCCACCAG AGCAAACTCAATTCGACAATCCTGTGTACGCGTACCAGGGTTCGTCGAAATTCGACGATGGAATGACCAGCTTGTTGAACAATTTCCAATTCAGAAACAACCTTGGaacgaataagaagataaaCAACGAGAAGGTGATGCTTGGTTTGAACAGCTTGGACGAGGATGACGATTCGAAAG GTTCACTTAATCGATACGACCTGAAGAATAGGGATGCTGATATGGGAAATCCTAATCTGAATGTATACCACAGTATCGACGAAATGGATGGGAAAAAGGTGGAGCATGTTTACGACGAAATAAAGCAGAATAACGATGAATCGGAATACGACCAGTTGGACAATCCAAGACCAGTCAGCGGCTACAAACATTTCAACCGAGTGCCGAATGGTTTCACTGCGAACGTGTCCGATAACGCCGGACCTAGCAAGACGAAGGAAAAGGACCCAGAGTTGGGCGAAACTTAA
- the Drpr gene encoding multiple EGF like domains draper isoform X3, with the protein MALSIWLLAALAALTTTHALEGPNICTRIETYTVTVRISEQKPYTIRENTWCFSFPPRCSKYKVVFKTLYKEQELTKQRPVEECCKGYTQTNTGDRCIPVCSKDCVYGTCIAPDVCKCESGYGGPLCDFKCPPGKWGKSCERECMCKNGANCDPFDGKCLCTRGWTGDYCDQKCPSDRYGQDCSEVCRCRHGGSCHHISGECHCAPGYTGPLCDDFCPPGKHGDECKSECKCQNGGSCNPTTGDCYCTPGWIGSVCANRCPEGFWGKNCSDVCDCYNEAGCHHITGACECKPGYYDDKCLKVCSEGTFGLNCTMNCTCGNGAVCSPVDGSCKCSPGWIGKQCDERACEDGYWGPNCAKVCDCENNNTELCHPWTGKCICKAGWDGDTCSRPCPFYTYGKGCENRCDCKNNAQCSPINGTCICAPGYRGEDCREVCPVDTYGENCAQKCICKNGATCSPENGRCNCTAGNMTCDHVTGEYICRPGYLGLTCEHPCPSTHYGLNCANHCRCKNGGECHHVTGVCQCRPGWHGEFCQTPCPEGTYGINCTQHCTCQHGGKCRSNDGHCRCTPGYTGTKCTEVCPEGYYGDHCMEPCDCKNDFFTCHPANGCTCKHGYGGPNCDEELFSRNIQEKEAGYGSIVAGFLFAAAVVIAMVLAGWVYHKRRVRDLKNEIAQVQYTADPPSPPEQTQFDNPVYAYQGSSKFDDGMTSLLNNFQFRNNLGTNKKINNEKVMLGLNSLDEDDDSKGSLNRYDLKNRDADMGNPNLNVYHSIDEMDGKKVEHVYDEIKQNNDESEYDQLDNPRPVSGYKHFNRVPNGFTANVSDNAGPSKTKEKDPELGET; encoded by the exons ATGGCGCTGTCGATATGGTTGCTGGCTGCACTCGCGGCTTTGACCACGACACACGCACTCGAAGGGCCGAATATCTGCACGAGAATAGAAAC GTACACAGTGACGGTGAGGATATCAGAGCAGAAACCTTACACGATACGGGAGAACACTTGGTGCTTCAGCTTTCCGCCGAGATGCTCCAAATACAAAGTCGTGTTCAAGACACTGTACAAAGAACAG GAATTAACGAAGCAAAGGCCGGTGGAAGAATGTTGCAAAGGCTACACGCAGACCAACACCGGCGATCGTTGCATTCCAGTTTGCTCCAAGGACTGCGTTTACGGCACTTGCATCGCTCCGGACGTTTGCAAGTGCGAGTCTGGCTACGGCGGACCGTTATGCGATTTCA AATGTCCACCTGGAAAGTGGGGCAAATCCTGCGAGAGGGAGTGCATGTGCAAGAACGGAGCTAATTGCGACCCGTTCGATGGCAAATGTTTGTGCACCAGAGGCTGGACCGGTGACTACTGCGACCAAAAGTGTCCATCCGATCGGTATGGGCAGGATTGCAGCGAAGTGTGTCGCTGCAGACACGGTGGAAGCTGTCATCACATTTCTGGGGAGTGTCATTGTGCTCCTGGCTACACTGGGCCTCT CTGCGACGATTTCTGTCCGCCTGGAAAGCACGGCGACGAGTGCAAGTCGGAATGCAAATGCCAAAACGGTGGTTCCTGCAATCCAACCACTGGAGATTGCTATTGTACTCCCGGCTGGATC GGCAGTGTCTGCGCGAATAGATGTCCGGAAGGTTTCTGGGGTAAGAATTGCTCAGATGTTTGCGACTGTTACAACGAAGCTGGGTGCCACCATATCACAGGAGCATGCGAATGCAAACCTGGCTATTACGACGACAAG TGTTTGAAGGTATGCTCAGAAGGAACGTTCGGCTTAAATTGCACTATGAACTGCACTTGCGGAAATGGCGCGGTGTGTTCTCCAGTCGACGGTTCCTGCAAGTGCAGTCCTGGTTGGATCGGGAAACAGTGCGACGAACGAGCTTGCGAGGACGGATATTGGGGTCCGAATTGTGCGAAG GTTTGCGATTGCGAGAACAACAACACAGAACTCTGTCATCCTTGGACTGGAAAATGCATTTGCAAAGCCGGATGGGACGGCGACACCTGCAGCAGACCTTGTCCATTCTACACTTACGGCAAGGGCTGTGAAAACCGCTGTGACTGCAAGAATAACGCACAGTGTTCGCCTATAAATGGAACCTGCATTTGTGCACCGGGATACAGAGGTGAGGATTGCCGCGAAGTTTGTCCTGTCGACACTTACGGAGAGAATTGTGCACAAAAGTGTATTTGCAAGAACGGCGCTACTTGCTCACCCGAGAACGGACGGTGCAACTGTACAGCAG GTAACATGACCTGTGATCACGTCACTGGCGAGTACATTTGTCGACCAGGATATCTAGGTTTGACGTGCGAGCATCCCTGCCCATCTACTCATTACGGTCTAAATTGTGCTAATCATTGCCGTTGCAAGAATGGCGGAGAATGCCATCATGTAACAG GCGTGTGTCAGTGTCGACCCGGTTGGCACGGAGAATTTTGTCAAACACCCTGTCCGGAAGGAACTTATGGCATAAATTGCACGCAGCACTGTACCTGTCAACACGGAGGCAAGTGTAGATCCAACGATGGTCATTGTCGTTGTACTCCCGGTTACACTGGCACTAAATGCACCGAAG TCTGCCCGGAAGGATACTATGGAGATCATTGCATGGAACCCTGCGACTGTAAGAATGACTTCTTCACATGTCATCCCGCTAATGGTTGCACCTGCAAACACGGATACGGAG GTCCGAATTGCGACGAAGAATTATTTTCGCGTAACATTCAAGAAAAAGAAGCTGGTTACGGAAGTATAGTTGCAGGATTTCTATTTGCTGCAGCGGTAGTTATCGCTATGGTGCTAGCAGGTTGGGTTTATCATAAGCGTAGAGTGAGGGATCTGAAGAATGAAATTGCCCAGGTGCAGTATACCGCTGATCCTCCGTCTCCACCAG AGCAAACTCAATTCGACAATCCTGTGTACGCGTACCAGGGTTCGTCGAAATTCGACGATGGAATGACCAGCTTGTTGAACAATTTCCAATTCAGAAACAACCTTGGaacgaataagaagataaaCAACGAGAAGGTGATGCTTGGTTTGAACAGCTTGGACGAGGATGACGATTCGAAAG GTTCACTTAATCGATACGACCTGAAGAATAGGGATGCTGATATGGGAAATCCTAATCTGAATGTATACCACAGTATCGACGAAATGGATGGGAAAAAGGTGGAGCATGTTTACGACGAAATAAAGCAGAATAACGATGAATCGGAATACGACCAGTTGGACAATCCAAGACCAGTCAGCGGCTACAAACATTTCAACCGAGTGCCGAATGGTTTCACTGCGAACGTGTCCGATAACGCCGGACCTAGCAAGACGAAGGAAAAGGACCCAGAGTTGGGCGAAACTTAA
- the Drpr gene encoding multiple EGF like domains draper isoform X4, which translates to MALSIWLLAALAALTTTHALEGPNICTRIETYTVTVRISEQKPYTIRENTWCFSFPPRCSKYKVVFKTLYKEQELTKQRPVEECCKGYTQTNTGDRCIPVCSKDCVYGTCIAPDVCKCESGYGGPLCDFKCPPGKWGKSCERECMCKNGANCDPFDGKCLCTRGWTGDYCDQKCPSDRYGQDCSEVCRCRHGGSCHHISGECHCAPGYTGPLCDDFCPPGKHGDECKSECKCQNGGSCNPTTGDCYCTPGWIGSVCANRCPEGFWGKNCSDVCDCYNEAGCHHITGACECKPGYYDDKCLKVCSEGTFGLNCTMNCTCGNGAVCSPVDGSCKCSPGWIGKQCDERACEDGYWGPNCAKVCDCENNNTELCHPWTGKCICKAGWDGDTCSRPCPFYTYGKGCENRCDCKNNAQCSPINGTCICAPGYRGNMTCDHVTGEYICRPGYLGLTCEHPCPSTHYGLNCANHCRCKNGGECHHVTGVCQCRPGWHGEFCQTPCPEGTYGINCTQHCTCQHGGKCRSNDGHCRCTPGYTGTKCTEVCPEGYYGDHCMEPCDCKNDFFTCHPANGCTCKHGYGGPNCDEELFSRNIQEKEAGYGSIVAGFLFAAAVVIAMVLAGWVYHKRRVRDLKNEIAQVQYTADPPSPPEQTQFDNPVYAYQGSSKFDDGMTSLLNNFQFRNNLGTNKKINNEKVMLGLNSLDEDDDSKGSLNRYDLKNRDADMGNPNLNVYHSIDEMDGKKVEHVYDEIKQNNDESEYDQLDNPRPVSGYKHFNRVPNGFTANVSDNAGPSKTKEKDPELGET; encoded by the exons ATGGCGCTGTCGATATGGTTGCTGGCTGCACTCGCGGCTTTGACCACGACACACGCACTCGAAGGGCCGAATATCTGCACGAGAATAGAAAC GTACACAGTGACGGTGAGGATATCAGAGCAGAAACCTTACACGATACGGGAGAACACTTGGTGCTTCAGCTTTCCGCCGAGATGCTCCAAATACAAAGTCGTGTTCAAGACACTGTACAAAGAACAG GAATTAACGAAGCAAAGGCCGGTGGAAGAATGTTGCAAAGGCTACACGCAGACCAACACCGGCGATCGTTGCATTCCAGTTTGCTCCAAGGACTGCGTTTACGGCACTTGCATCGCTCCGGACGTTTGCAAGTGCGAGTCTGGCTACGGCGGACCGTTATGCGATTTCA AATGTCCACCTGGAAAGTGGGGCAAATCCTGCGAGAGGGAGTGCATGTGCAAGAACGGAGCTAATTGCGACCCGTTCGATGGCAAATGTTTGTGCACCAGAGGCTGGACCGGTGACTACTGCGACCAAAAGTGTCCATCCGATCGGTATGGGCAGGATTGCAGCGAAGTGTGTCGCTGCAGACACGGTGGAAGCTGTCATCACATTTCTGGGGAGTGTCATTGTGCTCCTGGCTACACTGGGCCTCT CTGCGACGATTTCTGTCCGCCTGGAAAGCACGGCGACGAGTGCAAGTCGGAATGCAAATGCCAAAACGGTGGTTCCTGCAATCCAACCACTGGAGATTGCTATTGTACTCCCGGCTGGATC GGCAGTGTCTGCGCGAATAGATGTCCGGAAGGTTTCTGGGGTAAGAATTGCTCAGATGTTTGCGACTGTTACAACGAAGCTGGGTGCCACCATATCACAGGAGCATGCGAATGCAAACCTGGCTATTACGACGACAAG TGTTTGAAGGTATGCTCAGAAGGAACGTTCGGCTTAAATTGCACTATGAACTGCACTTGCGGAAATGGCGCGGTGTGTTCTCCAGTCGACGGTTCCTGCAAGTGCAGTCCTGGTTGGATCGGGAAACAGTGCGACGAACGAGCTTGCGAGGACGGATATTGGGGTCCGAATTGTGCGAAG GTTTGCGATTGCGAGAACAACAACACAGAACTCTGTCATCCTTGGACTGGAAAATGCATTTGCAAAGCCGGATGGGACGGCGACACCTGCAGCAGACCTTGTCCATTCTACACTTACGGCAAGGGCTGTGAAAACCGCTGTGACTGCAAGAATAACGCACAGTGTTCGCCTATAAATGGAACCTGCATTTGTGCACCGGGATACAGAG GTAACATGACCTGTGATCACGTCACTGGCGAGTACATTTGTCGACCAGGATATCTAGGTTTGACGTGCGAGCATCCCTGCCCATCTACTCATTACGGTCTAAATTGTGCTAATCATTGCCGTTGCAAGAATGGCGGAGAATGCCATCATGTAACAG GCGTGTGTCAGTGTCGACCCGGTTGGCACGGAGAATTTTGTCAAACACCCTGTCCGGAAGGAACTTATGGCATAAATTGCACGCAGCACTGTACCTGTCAACACGGAGGCAAGTGTAGATCCAACGATGGTCATTGTCGTTGTACTCCCGGTTACACTGGCACTAAATGCACCGAAG TCTGCCCGGAAGGATACTATGGAGATCATTGCATGGAACCCTGCGACTGTAAGAATGACTTCTTCACATGTCATCCCGCTAATGGTTGCACCTGCAAACACGGATACGGAG GTCCGAATTGCGACGAAGAATTATTTTCGCGTAACATTCAAGAAAAAGAAGCTGGTTACGGAAGTATAGTTGCAGGATTTCTATTTGCTGCAGCGGTAGTTATCGCTATGGTGCTAGCAGGTTGGGTTTATCATAAGCGTAGAGTGAGGGATCTGAAGAATGAAATTGCCCAGGTGCAGTATACCGCTGATCCTCCGTCTCCACCAG AGCAAACTCAATTCGACAATCCTGTGTACGCGTACCAGGGTTCGTCGAAATTCGACGATGGAATGACCAGCTTGTTGAACAATTTCCAATTCAGAAACAACCTTGGaacgaataagaagataaaCAACGAGAAGGTGATGCTTGGTTTGAACAGCTTGGACGAGGATGACGATTCGAAAG GTTCACTTAATCGATACGACCTGAAGAATAGGGATGCTGATATGGGAAATCCTAATCTGAATGTATACCACAGTATCGACGAAATGGATGGGAAAAAGGTGGAGCATGTTTACGACGAAATAAAGCAGAATAACGATGAATCGGAATACGACCAGTTGGACAATCCAAGACCAGTCAGCGGCTACAAACATTTCAACCGAGTGCCGAATGGTTTCACTGCGAACGTGTCCGATAACGCCGGACCTAGCAAGACGAAGGAAAAGGACCCAGAGTTGGGCGAAACTTAA